A genomic stretch from Anomalospiza imberbis isolate Cuckoo-Finch-1a 21T00152 chromosome 9, ASM3175350v1, whole genome shotgun sequence includes:
- the MCOLN3 gene encoding mucolipin-3, producing MENPEVAVSSCSAHDDENLCSYKRHSSVSQEGLLEDQLRRKLKFFFMNPCEKFWARGRKPWKLGIQLLKIVMVTVQLVVFGLSNQMVVAFKEENTIAFKHLFLKGYMDRMDDTYAVYTQTDVYDQIFFAINQYLQLPNISVGNHAYEKRGAEETPLAVCQQFYKRGIICPGNDTFDIDPEIVTDCLYIEPTTSLDNTTMGKHNLNFTLDFPRLVAVQLMFNLKAINLQTVRHHELPDCYDFTLRIVFDNKAHSGRIKISLDNDIAIRECKDWHVSGSIQKNTHYMMIFDAFVILTCLASLILCTRSVIKGIWLQREFVSFFLYYYKKEVSFSDQMEFVNGWYILIIVSDVLTIVGSTLKMEIQAKSLTSYDVCSILLGISTMLVWLGVIRYLGFFQKYNLLILTLRAALPNVMRFCCCAAMIYLGYCFCGWIVLGPYHVKFRTLNMVSECLFSLINGDDMFATFAKMQQKSYLVWLFSRIYLYSFISLFIYMVLSLFIALITDTYETVKHYQQDGFPETELKRFISQCKDSPNSGRYRLEEERSASLFCCCNGCSEYI from the exons atggaaaatCCTGAAGTGGCTGTGAGCAGCTGCAGTGCACATGATGATGAAAACCTTTGCAGCTACAAACGACACTCATCAGTATCACAGGAGGGGCTTTTGGAAGACCAGCTTAGAAGGAAGCTAAAATTTTTCTTCATGAACCCATGTGAGAAATTTTGGGCCCGGGGCAGAAAGCCTTGGAAACTTGGGATTCAGTTACTCAAAATAGTAATGGTTACAGTTCAG CTGGTGGTTTTTGGACTGAGCAATCAAATGGTGGTTGCCTTCAAAGAAGAGAACACTATTGCATTCAAACATCTGTTCTTGAAAGGATATATGGACAGAATGGATGATACCTATGCTGTATACACACAAACAGATGTCTATGACCAGATATTCTTTGCAATAAACCAG TACCTCCAGCTACCCAACATCTCTGTTGGAAATCATGCTTATGAGAAGAGGGGAGCAGAAGAGACACCTCTGGCTGTTTGTCAGCAGTTCTACAAGCGAGGAATCATCTGTCCTGGAAATGACACCTTTGATATAGACCCAGAGATTGTGACTG ACTGCTTGTACATTGAGCCAACGACTTCACTAGACAACACAACAATGGGAAAGCACAATTTGAATTTCACTCTGGATTTCCCCAG GCTGGTGGCAGTGCAGCTCATGTTCAATCTGAAGGCAATCAACCTCCAGACCGTTCGTCACCACGAGCTCCCCGACTGTTACGATTTCACTCTGCGG ATTGTGTTTGATAATAAAGCACACAGTGGAAGAATTAAAATAAGTCTAGACAATGATATAGCGATCAGGGAATGTAAAGACTGGCATGTTTCCGGATCAA TACAGAAGAACACTCATTACATGATGATCTTTGATGCTTTTGTCATATTGACTTGTCTGGCTTCATTGATCCTTTGCACACGATCAGTGATTAAAGGAATTTGGCTCCAAAGG GAATTTGTAAGCTTTTTCCTATATTATTATAAGAAAGAAGTATCTTTCAGCGATCAAATGGAATTTGTCAATGGATGGTACATCCTGATTATAGTTAGTGATGTCCTAACTATTGTTGGATCAACTCTAAAGATGGAGATACAAGCTAAG aGTCTGACAAGTTATGATGTCTGCAGCATACTCTTAGGAATATCTACTATGCTTGTGTGGCTTGGAGTCATTCGCTACCTAGGTTTCTTTCAGAAGTATAAT CTTCTCATCCTAACACTGCGAGCAGCTTTACCCAATGTAATGAGGTTCTGCTGTTGTGCTGCTATGATCTACCTGGGCTATTGTTTCTGTGGATGGATTGTACTGGGACCATACCACGTAAAG TTTCGCACTCTGAACATGGTTTCTGAATGCCTTTTTTCATTGATCAATGGAGATGACATGTTTGCCACCTTTgcaaaaatgcagcagaaaagcTACTTGGTTTGGTTATTCAGTAGGATCTACCTCTACTCCTTCATCAGTCTGTTCATCTATATGGTGCTGAGTCTCTTCATTGCACTCATTACAGATACTTATGAAACAGTCAAG CACTACCAGCAAGATGGCTTTCCAGAGACAGAGCTTAAGAGATTTATATCACAGTGCAAAGACTCACCAAACTCTGGGAGGTACAGGTTAGAGGAAGAAAGATCTGCATCTCTCTTCTGTTGTTGTAATG GTTGTAGTGAATATATTTAA